CGGCGGTTGGCATCCTGCTGCTGCAGCAGCGGGACGACCTGGCCCATAACGCGGCACATATCGGCAATGATGCCCTGTTCCAGCTCTTCGGTCGACAGTCCATCGCAGGCATTCAGACAGGCGTGGATACGCCGGACGATCTCCCGGTTCTCGGGATTGTCTTCCCCGAGAATGTCGCCTTCGTGTGTGATGATAAGCTGCTGCTGGACCTGAGCGTTCTTCGGATCCATATGAGCGACCCCATTCCGATAACTTGGAACTTCTGCTGAAGCAAGATCTGCCGATGAGACTGACGAGTTTCAGTCTCAAGACGTTGAGGCGATACAGATGCAGTCTGAGCAGCATCTGAAAACAGGTTCGCCATTAATAATTTCGGCAGATTTTTATCTCGGATTCAACGGATCGTACCGCGTCTATGAAGATCAGTAGAATCCCGCAAAGTTCTCGCAGAGAGATGGGCACAATGGGAAGAATGCAGGGGGATATGCTGCCCTTGGGAGAGACCAGCGTCAATCACGCCGCGAATTGTTGCAGGCTCTCAGTTTCCGCGTCGGCTGGATCGTGAAGAGCGGATGACGAATCTCTACGTGCACGGGTGTGTGCTATCAGCACAAGGATGGCCGGCAGGACGATCACCGAGACGATCAGGCAACTGGCGATACCGGTAACCACGACCCGTCCCAGGCCGGCGAGACCACGATGAGCCGCGAACGCCAGTGAACCGAAGCCGACAATCGACGTCATCGAAGTCAACACCAGTGCTCGACAGGTGTTCCCGGACATCACGTAGCGACCGCGGCTTCTGCGAAAATCGTGAATCACGTGGATTCCATCGTCGATTCCGATGCCGAGCACCAAAGGCAGGGCAATCAGATTGGCGGGTGTAAAGTCGATTCCCGTCAGTGCCATCATGCCCAGCAACATGCCTGTCCCGAGAGCGGGCGGCAGCAGAGCCATCAGGCCCACGACGCATTCCCGACGTTCGACGAGCAGACTGCCGCCGACCACGGCTCCAACGAAGGCGAGCAGTAGCCGCAGTGGAGTCAACTCCGGTGCGGATTCCGAACCCATGAGTTGCCGGGCCGTCAGCAGCAGGACAGTCAACAGAAGCGCCGCCGGCCAGACGCGGACGATCGTGCGTGGGCGACTGACATCGATCATGAGGATGAGCACGATCGCCAGCACGGCGTAAACGGCGGCATTCAGGTAACTCTGTTTCAACTGGCGAGAGGCCTCAAAATTCTGAATCGGGGTGCCGGTCACGTCGGTGTCAACGGACCGCAATTCGTTGACATATTGAGCCAGTCCCGCGTCGTTCCAGACGTCGATCGACGGCCGAATCTGCAGCAGCCAGTCGCCGTCCCGACTGCGAAACCGTTCGGTGACATTCTCCAGATAGGCGTGCTGCGTTTCGATCGCATTGCGGAGTTCGAGCGCCATCCAGCGAATTTCCGACCAGAGCGACCGAACCAGTTCCCGTTCCGCGGCTGCGAGGATCTGAATCTGCACTTCAAACGGCTGGCGGGCAAAGATCTCCAGGAAGTGGTCGACTTCCATGCGAAGCTGCGTGTTGATGACCGTTTGCGAATTGTTCAAGGTGACAAGGATCTGTTCGAGCAGCGCCCCGACTTCAGCCGGATTGTGCGGAAGCACTGTCAGCGACGGAGCGCCGGTGGCGATCGCCGCGTCGAGAGCTTCGAGCACCGTCATTGCGTCCTCAGGGGACTGTCCCGGCAACGGGACCTTTCCGGTCAGAATGTCGAGGTCCTCCGGAGAATGGGAGGCCATCTCGATCACCTCGCCGACGGTCGACAGCTGGCGGAACTGCTCGGCATACGCCTGTGCTTCCTCTCGCGTCGGATACCAGCTGACCGCATAGAGAACGTTGGCGGTCTGTCCCCGCATCAATGCCTGTTGCGTGTGGATCGCCGGCAGATCTCGAGGCTGCATGTTCAGCAGGTTGGAATCGTAGACGACCCGACATCTCAGTCCGTCATCGTCCCACGTCCACGCCAGTTGACAAAGAGTAAGCAGCGGCACGAGCACGCAGATCAGGGTCCGGACGGGACGGGCGGTCGTCGCATGCAACAGCCGCATGAACGGCCCTTCGACGGCCGGCCCGGAACCGGCCGGGAGCAGCCACCCTCCGGTCGACACCCCGATGTTCGTGGTCCGCACCCGAGACATCAGCACGACCATGGCCGGGAAGATCATGAACGTGGCGATGACCGCCAGGAGTACGCCGACGCCTGCGATGATCCCGAGTTCGGCGACGCCCGGGAAGTCGGTTAGTCCTGCACAGAGAAATGCGACTGCGGTCGTGAGGGCGGCGGTGACGATTCCGCGTCCCACGGTATGGCCGGCTCGCGCCAGCGATTCAGGGACCTCATTCCCAGCCTGTCGAAAATCCTGAAACGAAGACAGAAGATGAATGCCAAAGTCGATGCCGAGACCGACGAGGATGGCCACGAAAGCCATCGACAGAATATTGAGATGCCCGATCAGGACCGTGGTTGCTCCCAGCGTCCAGATCAGACTGACGCCCACGGTCAGGCAACAGACAGCCGGCAGAGCAAGCCCGCGATACCCGAAGATCAGCAGCAGAATAACGCCCGTCGAGGAGAGGAGCGTCGCCAGAGCCATGTCGTCCTGAGAGCGGACCATTTCCTCGTGCTCCAGCTGAGGAATTCCGGTTACTCCGATTTCGAGTCCGGGAAACCGCTGTCGAGCCGCGGCGACAATCTCCGAAAGTGCATTCAGCGACTCGCCATACTTCTCACTGCCGCTGCTGGCGGACGCGACCGGGACCACACTGATAATGCTGTGATCAGCAGGACAGGCGGCCGGTTCCGACGCAGCCGCCGGATCAGTCTGTCCATCCTCGGAGGTGTCGGGCCGGTAGACGATATGAGGATCGCCGACATAGCGCTGCCAGAACTCCTGATCAGCGGTGACTTTCTCAGGGAAGTATCTGTCGTAGGACTGATCAATCGATTGCAGGGATCGCTCAAGCGATCGGGCGATCCGGTCGGTCACCAGCAGGGCATGCCCGGCTCGCTCTTCTTCATCGGCGTTCAGTTCATGTCGGGTCAACCCGAGCAACTGGAGCAGCGGGGCACTGCTGGAATGGGGTTGCGCAATCAGTCGGGCCAGCTGAACCTGAGTCTGGAGCTCAATGAACTTCTCCTGGAAGTCCTGAGTCGTCTCCGCGGAAAACTGATCCTGACTGTGGACCAGGACATTCTGAAAGCGATCTTCGCGAGCAATCAGTTCCCGGCTGATCCAGTCGACGGTCTGCAACCGTGGCGATTCCGGACCTTCCAGGAGAATCAGAAGCTCGTTGGTTTCACGAAAGCGTTCGCAGTATTCCATCCACCGTTGGTGAAAATCGGCCTTGGGGCTGATCAGGTCGGATCGGTCGGATTTGAACTCCAGACCCGTGACCGCCGTGATTCCACAAATGGCGGTGAAGAGGAGGCTGAGCAGAAGCATGGGCACGGGACGCGCGCAGACCGCTTCGACCAGTCGGCCGATTACGTTCAGACGATCCTTGTCCGGCGACGCTGTCTGACTCAACGGGAGTCCCTTCCTCGGATCCTGCGAAGCTATCGAC
The genomic region above belongs to Rubinisphaera margarita and contains:
- a CDS encoding MMPL family transporter, which codes for MSQTASPDKDRLNVIGRLVEAVCARPVPMLLLSLLFTAICGITAVTGLEFKSDRSDLISPKADFHQRWMEYCERFRETNELLILLEGPESPRLQTVDWISRELIAREDRFQNVLVHSQDQFSAETTQDFQEKFIELQTQVQLARLIAQPHSSSAPLLQLLGLTRHELNADEEERAGHALLVTDRIARSLERSLQSIDQSYDRYFPEKVTADQEFWQRYVGDPHIVYRPDTSEDGQTDPAAASEPAACPADHSIISVVPVASASSGSEKYGESLNALSEIVAAARQRFPGLEIGVTGIPQLEHEEMVRSQDDMALATLLSSTGVILLLIFGYRGLALPAVCCLTVGVSLIWTLGATTVLIGHLNILSMAFVAILVGLGIDFGIHLLSSFQDFRQAGNEVPESLARAGHTVGRGIVTAALTTAVAFLCAGLTDFPGVAELGIIAGVGVLLAVIATFMIFPAMVVLMSRVRTTNIGVSTGGWLLPAGSGPAVEGPFMRLLHATTARPVRTLICVLVPLLTLCQLAWTWDDDGLRCRVVYDSNLLNMQPRDLPAIHTQQALMRGQTANVLYAVSWYPTREEAQAYAEQFRQLSTVGEVIEMASHSPEDLDILTGKVPLPGQSPEDAMTVLEALDAAIATGAPSLTVLPHNPAEVGALLEQILVTLNNSQTVINTQLRMEVDHFLEIFARQPFEVQIQILAAAERELVRSLWSEIRWMALELRNAIETQHAYLENVTERFRSRDGDWLLQIRPSIDVWNDAGLAQYVNELRSVDTDVTGTPIQNFEASRQLKQSYLNAAVYAVLAIVLILMIDVSRPRTIVRVWPAALLLTVLLLTARQLMGSESAPELTPLRLLLAFVGAVVGGSLLVERRECVVGLMALLPPALGTGMLLGMMALTGIDFTPANLIALPLVLGIGIDDGIHVIHDFRRSRGRYVMSGNTCRALVLTSMTSIVGFGSLAFAAHRGLAGLGRVVVTGIASCLIVSVIVLPAILVLIAHTRARRDSSSALHDPADAETESLQQFAA